Below is a window of Candidatus Neomarinimicrobiota bacterium DNA.
AGTCTTCCATGCTCTGCAGTTCGGGTTTGAGCATTTCTTCGTTGAAGACGGTATGGGGATCTTCAAAAACCCGCCCGAAAAAGTCCTGGACGAATTTTTCCGTGATTCGGTATCCCAGTCTGCTGGCATAAACCATTTTCCCCTTGTATTCGAAATCCTGAATTTTCTCCAGGTATCCGTTGCTCTTCAAATATTCCGGATCCCGCTCTTTCACCGTCAGGCGGCACCAGATTTCCGGGACAAGCAGACTGATGTCGTGATCCACCCGGTATTTGGGTCCTACATAACCTGCTGCCGTAGTAAAACCGTCATATCCGGTGAGAATATAGGAAACCAGGGCGTTGTTCAGGTCTGATGTGGGGACCAGGGCATTGAAAGGACCTTTTGTCAAAGCGCCTTCCGAGCCGGCACCGGTGGTGGAGGGAGATTTTCCCGTCAGGCTGCAGATAAAATCCATGAAGAGTTCCGGCAGTTCCTGGTAGTGGATGGGATTGTAAACCGCCAGGGGACGGATGCCCGGTTCCGGAGGATTGTTTCGCCGGCCGGGGAGGACTGCATTCACCGGGAAATAGACCGGTGAATCCGCCGGGATTTTCCGGTACAGACGGATGCCCATTTGAGCCAGATAACGGTCCCGGGGGTTCAGGATATCGGGCCGGTTTTGCAGATAGCGGACATTCTTGCCCGGTTTTCCGTTTACAATCCGGGGATGGGAGGAACTCACGAAATAAGTTCCTTCAGGATTCCGGGCTGCTTTCCGGATAATCTTCTTCATGGGGTCGGTGTATTTGTCAAAAAGGATGGCATTTTCCATGATTTCCCGGGCATCATCCGGCGTGAGGGGTTGGAAGTTGGAAATGAAAGTATTGGGTTTGGCCAGGTCTGCTTCAGCTTGTTTATCATATCCCCGGTTGATAGCCTCGTCCGGTCGTTGGAAAAACCGAAATTCGCAGTTTTCCGTGATTTTTACGCTGGGATTGTCGTAATCCGGGTTCAGGTAATTCAACTCCCGGGCGGGGACCACCGTCGAGGCGCTGATATCATCCTCCATCTGCAATTTATGGGCGCCCACAAAATCCTGCCGCAGCTTGTAGGTCCGCCAGCTTCCGTCCTTTTCAAAACCTACCCGCAGATAGGCGGCATACAGGCGGTGGTTCCGAAGCCGAAGTTCATTCCCCGGCTTGCCGTTTACATTGTCCACCGTGAAATGTTCGCGCCAGTTATTCCCCCATTCCTGTTTGTAAAAGCGTTTTACAATGAAAACCAGTCCCTTCACGTACATAGGGATGGATTTCAGCCATTTGTTGTATTCATCCGTGTATTTTTCGGAGGGGGTCAACAGCTTGATTGCAGACCCCATGGAGCGCTCCGGATCCAGAAACGGCCGGTTATCCTTGCGGTCAGAATCCTTGAAACGGGTGGAATAATCCTTCTGGATAATTTCATCCAGCAATTTGAAATCCTTCCGGATATCGGCTACGAAAAAGGGTCCGTAAATGATGGAATTGGCGATGGATTTGGATATTTCCGATTTCCCGCCGCCGGAGACGGTACACGGCTTGTGGATGAAGGTTCCTTCCGCCACCGTGCCGATTAATTGCCAGAAGGGAGCGCCCTGCTGTTTGATCATCCGGATCTGATAGCCCGACGGCATCAGGTAGATGTTTTCAGGCAAGAGTTTCAGAGTCTGGTTTTTTTTCCCTTTCTTCCAGCGGATGACCTGTTCTTTCAGGTTGATCTGGATATTCTCCGGTACATACATGATTTCAGGATAGGTCCTGTCAATGGCGTATCCCTCCGGTTTCTCCTCCATAATTTCTTTGTACATGGATGTCATCTCGCTGAATGTCAGTCCATTATGGGGAATCAGGTTGTCGTCCCGGAATTCATCCCCCAAATCATAGGTGGGAAAAACCAGGGCACCGCCGGCGTGTTCCTCCTCTGAATTGCCGTATAAATTGGCCGAAAAACTGATTTGACTCTTTACCTCTTTTTTGGTATAGCCGAAGTAATTATCCGAAAGGATGGTAAGGATTACACCATCGTCGGTCCGGGCCGTGATTTTAAAGGGTTGGCCGTCGTTATAGAGTTCATCCTCCTTTCCCCAGCACATGCCGTCCCGCTTTTGACGCTTGGTGGCTTTATCCACAGGAGGCAATCCCAACTCCTTTTTGGTCAGGTTGTTCAGGTGAGGCGCCAGAATCACGCATCCCGTGTGTCCCGTCCAGTGATCAATATCCAGGGCGGCATCGTTCTGAGGCAGGTAGGGATCTCCTGCATTCCCGAAGATGGATTCCACAAAATCCAGGTTGCTCACAAGACAGCCCGGGGCGAAAAATCGGATTTCCATGCTTTTCCTGGCATTATACCCCGGAACTTCCGGAGTCACGGTGGGACGGAGCAGGAGGGAGGTCCACACATAGGCCTTTTTATCCTGTGAGGCGGTGAAGGGCAGCTCCATCATCTCTTTGGGGACATCCAGAGCTTTTTTTAAAATGCGGCGGAAGGTCTCTTTTGGTACCGCCTTTTTATCATCAGGGATGGGCAGGCCGCCTTCACTCACATGAAAAACCCCCTTGGTGGTTCGACGGTCGTGCTTCGGATTGTGAAGAATACCCTGCTCAATCCGGTAGGATGAGACCGGCCCGTTGTGATATTCGTTTTGATCCGGCGGAATGGAGAGCATGCGGGCAATGCCGTGATGATCCAAAATGAAGGTGTCTGACGGCAGACGCACCGTACAATCTTCGTCGGTATCGCTGAAATAGTTGTTGATGAAATTCTGAATGCGCTGGTCCGCCGGACACAGGTAATTGGAGAGAAGGCGGTTTTTTTCCTGGTGATTGTAGATCAGATCCCGGGCCAGCTCAATGAACTCTTTGTCGTGGAGCGTACCGAAGACCGGTTCACCGAGAGCCGCCAGTTTAAAATTGATGTATTGAATCAGCCGTTCGGAATGATTCAACTGAATAACCCCGTCCGGATCAATGCCTAAAGCGCGCTTTAAATCCATATAAATGCTTCCTTTGTTTTAATTTGACCGATAAAAAAAGACCGGGTGGTCTGCCGTGTCTGCTTAACAGTCGTTCCTGTGATCATTTGTTTCTCCTCTCTTATACGACTGTCCGCGTTGTAAAATACTCAGGCTTGTAAGGAAGTTCAACAGGAATATTTTTCCGGGGATTGGGGAGATCCGGGAGGATGTTTTTACGCCGTGTGGAGGGCATTCAGGCGCTGATTCAGCTTTTTAATCAGCCGTTTTCCGGGATAGTAGTTTCGGATTTTTTTCAGTTCGTTTCCGAAAACCATCTGATAGTGATCCGGAGCGTTGAAGACAGAGTAATCCCTCAGAATGGCATTCCGCTGGATATAGGTGTGTTTTCCCGTCCATTCGTAAGAGAGGTTGTCCAGTTTGTGCACTCCCAGCCCCAATCCGTTGAATTCACCGGTCCTGAAGGGGATTTTCTTCAGTTGTTTTTCTATGAAGGCTTTGGGAAGGGTTGCGCCTTCCAGGATGATCCAGCGGTCATCGAGGAGGACTTCCACCCAGGCATGGACCAGAAGGGGGGGGATTTTTTTGTAGAGTTTGTCGTCGGGAATGCCCCGGAGAAACTCTTTTTTAATCAGAAAACCGTGAAACCGGCAGGGCATGTGAACATGGCGCAGCAATGCCATGAGGAGGATGCTTTTGGAAACACTCATTCCATAACCGGCTGCCAGAACCTCCGCTGCCGTCTGGAAAGGTTTTTTGGGAAAGCTGTAGGCAATGGAATCCCGGACAAATTCATAAATCTGCCGGGTGCGGGTTTCAGGATCGGCCTTGTCCCAACGGTGTTTTTCATTCAACGCGAAAAGGGTGGCGTTGTGAATGTCCAGTAAGGGGGTTTCTTCGAGAAAATGCTGTAAAAGTTCAAGATTCATGGTGTATTAATTTTGGCTTTCCTTTCTATCCTTGCTAATTTACGACGAAACCGAAGGGATGATAAAGTGAATTTACGCCAGGACTCCGAAACCCGTGAATCGAAACAGCGCAGAGCTGAAAAGATTATCCGCCGCTTGTACCTTATGTATCCTGCCAGTACCTGTTCGCTGATTCATGTGGATGCCTTTCAGCTTCTGGTGGCTACTATCCTCTCGGCCCAGTGTACCGATGAACGGGTGAATAAAGTCACCCCCGAGCTCTTCAGTCGCTGGAGTACCCCTCAAGCCATGTCACAAGCACCTTTACCTGAACTGATTGACGTGATTCGATCCACCGGTTTTTTTAACAATAAGGCTAAAAACATCCTGGCCGCATCCCGCATGATTGTGGAGAAATATGGTGGAAAAGTCCCCGAAACCCTGGAAGAACTGACCGGTTTACCGGGTGTGGGGCGGAAAACAGCCAATGTGATTCTGGGCGTGGCCTACCATCAACCGGGAATTGTGGTGGATACCCATGTGGGAAGGGTTTCCCGTCATCTGGGTTTTACCTGCCATACCGATCCGGTAAAGGTGGAATTCGATTTGCAGAAAATTCTTCCCCGGGAGCACTGGATTCAGTGGAACCATATGATTATTGACCATGGCCGGGCTGTCTGCACCGCCCGAAAACCCCACTGTGAGATGTGTGGCTTGTGTGACCTTTGCCCCGGTCCCTATTCTGAAAATGGAGAGAAGATACTGAAAAAGTGCCCGGATCACTTAAGCAAAGGAGAGTAAATATTCTATGAGCATGTGGAAAAACCTGTTCAAAAAACAAAATTTAAAAACAGCCTTTATATCCGGTCTCATCGTGGCTATCCCCCTGGGGATTACCATATTCACCCTCCAGTTTATTTTTGGGTTCATTGATAATATATTCGGCCGTTATTTCCGGGAGATTCTCCCCTTTTATATTCCCGGCATCGGTTTTATCGCCACATTTATAATCATCTTTTTTCTGGGTGCCTTTGTAAATCACTGGCTGGGAAAAAAGATGTTTGACCGCATCGAGCGGCGACTGTCAAAACTGCCTTTTCTGGGGAGTCTCTACACCGTTTCCCGGCAGATTGTGGAAATTATCGGTTCATCCCGACGGAAAGAATTTCAGAAGGTGATTTTTCTCCAGTATCCGGCAGAGGGGATTTGGACCATCGGTTTTGTTACAGGACAGTCTTTGGCAGCTGACGGAATTCGCATGTACAATGTATTTGTTCCCACCACCCCCAACCCCACGTCGGGATACATGGTGTTTATCCCCTGTGAGGATGCGGTGGATACGAAACTGACAATTGAAGAAGGACTGAAAATGCTGATTTCCGGAGGGCTGGTTTCACCGCCGGGAATGCCTTTTCCGGCAAAAAAGCAGTTGTCATTTTACCGGGACCAGGGTCCCCGGGGAAAGGCAGATTCACAAAATTCAACAGAAAAGACGGGAGATGAGTCATGAATAATGTATGGGTGATTTTGTTATCCTATCTGGCAGGATCCTTCCCCACGGCTTTGATTATGGGATACATCCTGAAAAGGGTGGATATCCGGACCCTGGGGAGCGGCAATATGGGGGCAACCAATGTCTTTCGTCAATTGGGAGTTACTGCAGGGATTATCACTCTGCTGCTGGATATGTTTAAGGGATTTGCATCGGCTTACTGGATTTCCAGGCTTGGGAGCGGAGATCCGGCGGGACTCATGATCCTGGCAGGTATCAGTGCGATTTTAGGACATACGTTTACACTCTTTGGGGGATTCCGCGGCGGTAAAGGTGTGGCAACAGCCACAGGGATGGCCCTGGCCATTGCGCCGGTGATTGTCCTGATTTGCGCCCTGATTTTTATCCTGACCCTCCTTCTCACCGGTTATGTGTCCGTGGCTTCCATGCTGGCCGTGAGTTTTTTCGGGATTATTCATATTGTTTTGTATTTTCTGGGGAATTATGATAGCATCTGGCTTCTGATTTTCAGCATCATGATTCCTTTTTTCATTCTCTGGACCCACCGGAGCAATGTGAAAAATCTGAGAAGGGGAGAAGAGGGACGTTTTGAAAACATCATGATTTTCAAACGGAAGAAATCCTCATGATTCATGTTTCAGCCGGTATTCTCATGGCGGATGGTTTAATACTTCTTTGTCAGCGCTTGCCCCGGGATCCTCATCCTCTGAAGTGGGAATTCCCCGGGGGAAAGGCGGAAACAGGTGAAACACCAAAAGAAGCCCTTATCCGCGAACTGACGGAAGAACTCTCCATCCATGTGACCTGTGTCAACAAAATTGTCTCATATCCCTACCAATACAAAAACCGGCAAGCCATCACCCTCCATTTTTTTCAAATCCTCTCTTTTGCAGGTCGGATACAGAATAAAGCTTTTCAAACCATGGAATGGGTCCGTCGGGAAAAGCTGCGGAAATATGATCTTTTAGCGGGGGACCTGGAATTTCTGGCCTGGCTGGATAAACATCCTCATGTTTTAAAAAAAGAATGCCTATAAACGGGAGAGGGGTCCTGTTGGGGACCCCTTTGATGTATGGTAAGTGAAATCTAAGTCACTACGATTTATAACGATGGAATATGCGGCGTGTTCCTGATTTTCTCAGAAGGGAAAAACGACGGCGCTTGCTTCATGGACCGGCTCCAGAATGAAGCGGGCTGAGATCCAGGTCATCTCATTGGCGCTGGCCATCAGCAGGCCGATCACGATCAGGGCGATGTAAGCAATGGTTCTTAATGTCAGTTGAATTCTCATTGTTCTTCTCCGTTTTTCACACATAAGACCTGACACACAGCAGAAAGTTGTCACTTTATTTTTCAGGAGGATGAATGCCGTATCCCGAAGATGGAAAGACCTCCCAATATCTTTCACTTTTTTTCAAATCTGCTTATGCATAAATTGCTTTATCTTGTATGGACGGATATAAGCAAATATTTCTCAGTCTTGTGTTGGTGATCGGACTGGCCGGTTGCGCGGGTCATCCCGTCATCTACCCCGGGAAAATGGAACCGGGGTCACGCACGTATAGCTTTGCCTTTTCCGTAGAAAATCTCTTTCCCGTTTACAGTGTGCACCAGAGCGTGAGTCCGAAAGTGGATCTGAACCTTCATGTGGGGGTTCCCTTTTGGGGATCGGGATTCAGTATGACATATCTGGCCAAAGGAGCTCCCGGCGCTACGCGCTTTACTAAAATTAATGCAGGATATATTTACCAGCAAAACCAGAGTGTGGAACTCAATATCGTCCGGGAATGGCATAATCGGACATCAACTCTTTCCTCTATCATGTTTGGCCCCAGAATTACCTGGATTCTGAAGGATGTCCGGGACGACAAAGCCCTCCGGTTCGGACTGATCGGCGGACTGGCCTTCCGCAAACACCTGCTTCTTGAAACCGGTTACACCTACGACTTCGCCCTCAGTACTTTTAAAAAGGACCCCGATTCCAATCTGCCGACAGGTCACCATCCTGTAACCGGACTTTCGGTGAGACTTGTTTTGATGGGGAAATGATTTTAGAAGTTGGAAGCTGGCACCTCGATACGTCCGCCTGTTGGCGGCCTACCCGGTGACCGGAAGTTGGCGCCGCTTCGCGGCTGATGTGTTTTCGTGGATTAACGGGCGGGCGTTGGGACTTTCAAACTGCCGCCTGCCGCCTTATTCTCTCCTCTTGGAAAACTCTCTCAAATATTTAAGAATAAAATCTCCGAATTTTAAAAAAAGCATAAATTTTTTTCCACAATAGAGAAAAATATCTTTATTATTGGGCTGGTAAAAATGGTGTCTTTCATATCTGAAAAAAATGAGGAGAGGAATGAACAATCAGTCCATTTTTGATGCCTATCCGCGGAACGATGCCTCCCTGTTGATACCTCTGTTGCAGAATATCCAGTCTGAATTCGGATATTTGCCGGAAGATCAGCTGGAAAAGGTAGCAGAGCATATCGGCATCCCTTTAAGTCGGGTGTATGGTGTGGCGACTTTTTACAATCAGTTCCGTTTGAAACCCCTGGGCAAATACGTGATAAAGGTTTGCCGGGGGACAGCCTGTCATGTGAAGGGCTCCCTGGATATTTTACGGATCCTGGAATCGGAACTGGGAATCAAAGCCGGAGACACAACCAAAGATTTAATGTTTTCCATTGAAACCGTGGCCTGTATCGGTGCCTGCAGTATTGCACCGGTCATCGTGATTAATGACGAGTACTTCGGCGGACTCACTCCCAAATCCATCCAGAAGCTGATAAAAAAATTCAAAGACAAAGGATAGATTCCATGAAGGATTTTCTTGAAATACTGAACCGAAAGGATACGGGTTTTCCAGTCACCCCCGATTTGTTTATGGATATCATCCATGAATCCCCGGAAGTAACCCTTCCTGCCAAGCTTGCAAAAGATCTTCGGGAATACAAGTCTCGCCTGACCCTGGAAAAGGCGGACAAGCCGGCAATTATTGTAGGTATGGGGACCTGTGGACTGGCAAACGGTGCCCAGGGTGTGTACGATACCTTTAAAGAAGAGCTGGAAAAACGCGGCATTGAAGCCGAACTGATTTCCACCGGGTGCGTGGGATACTGTGCCGAAGAGGTGATTGTGGATTTTAAACTTCCCGGATATCCCCGTCTCAGCTATGCCCGGGTGACCCCAAAGGATGTCCCCAACCTGATTGAAACCACTCTGATCAACCATGAACCGGTGCAGGATAAGGTGCTGGGGGTGTATCATGAAAAAAGTGAACAGAGCTGGGATAATCTGCCTGTCATCGACAATATTCCCTTTTTCAAAATCCAGCAGAAAGTGGTTCTGGAAAACTGCGGAATCATCGACCCTGAGAGCATTGATCAGTACATTGTTCGGGGAGGATACAAGGGACTCAGCCGCATTTTGAAGAGCATGTCCCCTGACGATGTAATTGAAGTTGTGTTGAAAGCCGGTCTCCGGGGCCGCGGTGGCGGAGGATTCAAAACAGGACAGAAATGGCAATTTGCCCGTCAGTCCAAAGGGGATATCAAGTACCTGATTTGCAATGCTGATGAAGGTGATCCGGGTGCTTTTATGGACCGGGCTGTTTTGGAAGGGGATCCCCATCGGGTGGTGGAAGGCATGGTGATTGCGGCCTATGCCATTGGAGCGTCTGAAGGATACATTTACTGCCGTGCCGAATATCCCCTGGCCATCAAACGCCTGAAAAAAACCCTTGCAGATGCGGAAAGGTACGGACTGTTGGGTGAAAATATATTGAACAGCGGATTTAGTTTTAAACTGAAAATCAAAGAAGGCGCCGGTGCTTTTGTGTGCGGAGAAGAAACGGCGCTGATCAATTCCATCGAAGGAAACCGTGGCATGCCCCGGCCCCGCCCCCCTTATCCCACAACGGAAGGTTTGTGGGGCAAACCGACAGTTATCAATAATGTGGAAACCTTTGCCAATGTACCGGTCATTATCCGCCGGGGGGCGGATTGGTATGCTTCCATCGGAACTGCAACCTCCAAGGGGACAAAGATTTTTGCCCTCTCAGGAAAGGTGAAGAACGTAGGCCTGGTGGAAGTCCCCATGGGTACTACCCTTCGACAGATTGTCTTTGATGTGGGCGGTGGCATTCCGGACGGGCGGCGGTTCAAGGCCGTGCAGATCGGTGGTCCGTCCGGAGGTGCCCTCCCGGAATCCGTTATCGATACGGCCATCGACTATGAAAACCTGAAAGAGATAGGAGCCATGATGGGCTCCGGCGGACTGGTTGTCATGGATGAAACCACTTGTATGGTCGATCTGGCCAAATATTTCATGACCTTTATTATGTCTGAATCCTGCGGGAAGTGTATTCCCTGCCGGGAAGGAACCAAGCGGCTCTATGAAACCCTGGAACGGCTGACACGAAGCTACAAAAACGAAAATGACCCGGAAGAAGCTCTCCTGCGTTTTCAGGGTATGGTTTATCTGGAGCGGCTGGCAAAAGTGATTACCACCACATCGTTGTGCGGACTGGGACAGACAGCAGCAAATCCGGTGCTCAGCACACTCAAATATTTCCGGGATGAGTACGAAGCTCACCTGTACGAACGAAAGTGTCCCGCCGGCGTGTGTAAGGAGCTTCTGACCTATAAAATCGATACCGATAAATGTACCGGCTGTACACTCTGTGCCATTAAGTGTCCTGTGGATGCCATCGTGGGTGAACGGAAAAAAGCTCATTACATCATTAACGACAAATGTACACGCTGTGGCCAGTGTATGATGATCTGTAATTTTAACGCCATTTATGTGGAATAAAAAAATCAGGGAAGCACATGAATATTACCATTAACAATATTGAAGTTTGGGCAAACCCGGGCGAGACGGTCCTCGAAGTGGCGGAACGGGAAGGAATTCGTATCCCCACTCTCTGTTACCTGAAGGGCTTTTCCCCCACAGGCTCCTGCCGGATGTGTATGGTGGAAGTGGAAGACCAGGGACGGCTGGTACCTTCCTGCGCCTTTCCGGTCTATGACGGCATGAAAGTGAAGACCAACTCGCCGGAAGTCCGCCGGGCCCGCAAAACCATCATCGAACTTCTGCTGGCAAACCATCCTCAGGATTGCCTGGTCTGTACCCGGAACGGGAATTGTGATTTACAATCCCTGGCAGCGGAATACGGAGTACGGAGTTATCGTTATGTGGGACAGCGCCGCAAGGGGAAACTCGATCTGGC
It encodes the following:
- a CDS encoding NADH-quinone oxidoreductase subunit NuoF codes for the protein MGTCGLANGAQGVYDTFKEELEKRGIEAELISTGCVGYCAEEVIVDFKLPGYPRLSYARVTPKDVPNLIETTLINHEPVQDKVLGVYHEKSEQSWDNLPVIDNIPFFKIQQKVVLENCGIIDPESIDQYIVRGGYKGLSRILKSMSPDDVIEVVLKAGLRGRGGGGFKTGQKWQFARQSKGDIKYLICNADEGDPGAFMDRAVLEGDPHRVVEGMVIAAYAIGASEGYIYCRAEYPLAIKRLKKTLADAERYGLLGENILNSGFSFKLKIKEGAGAFVCGEETALINSIEGNRGMPRPRPPYPTTEGLWGKPTVINNVETFANVPVIIRRGADWYASIGTATSKGTKIFALSGKVKNVGLVEVPMGTTLRQIVFDVGGGIPDGRRFKAVQIGGPSGGALPESVIDTAIDYENLKEIGAMMGSGGLVVMDETTCMVDLAKYFMTFIMSESCGKCIPCREGTKRLYETLERLTRSYKNENDPEEALLRFQGMVYLERLAKVITTTSLCGLGQTAANPVLSTLKYFRDEYEAHLYERKCPAGVCKELLTYKIDTDKCTGCTLCAIKCPVDAIVGERKKAHYIINDKCTRCGQCMMICNFNAIYVE
- a CDS encoding (deoxy)nucleoside triphosphate pyrophosphohydrolase, which translates into the protein MIHVSAGILMADGLILLCQRLPRDPHPLKWEFPGGKAETGETPKEALIRELTEELSIHVTCVNKIVSYPYQYKNRQAITLHFFQILSFAGRIQNKAFQTMEWVRREKLRKYDLLAGDLEFLAWLDKHPHVLKKECL
- the plsY gene encoding glycerol-3-phosphate 1-O-acyltransferase PlsY codes for the protein MNNVWVILLSYLAGSFPTALIMGYILKRVDIRTLGSGNMGATNVFRQLGVTAGIITLLLDMFKGFASAYWISRLGSGDPAGLMILAGISAILGHTFTLFGGFRGGKGVATATGMALAIAPVIVLICALIFILTLLLTGYVSVASMLAVSFFGIIHIVLYFLGNYDSIWLLIFSIMIPFFILWTHRSNVKNLRRGEEGRFENIMIFKRKKSS
- the nuoE gene encoding NADH-quinone oxidoreductase subunit NuoE; this encodes MNNQSIFDAYPRNDASLLIPLLQNIQSEFGYLPEDQLEKVAEHIGIPLSRVYGVATFYNQFRLKPLGKYVIKVCRGTACHVKGSLDILRILESELGIKAGDTTKDLMFSIETVACIGACSIAPVIVINDEYFGGLTPKSIQKLIKKFKDKG
- a CDS encoding DUF502 domain-containing protein; the encoded protein is MSMWKNLFKKQNLKTAFISGLIVAIPLGITIFTLQFIFGFIDNIFGRYFREILPFYIPGIGFIATFIIIFFLGAFVNHWLGKKMFDRIERRLSKLPFLGSLYTVSRQIVEIIGSSRRKEFQKVIFLQYPAEGIWTIGFVTGQSLAADGIRMYNVFVPTTPNPTSGYMVFIPCEDAVDTKLTIEEGLKMLISGGLVSPPGMPFPAKKQLSFYRDQGPRGKADSQNSTEKTGDES
- the nth gene encoding endonuclease III gives rise to the protein MYPASTCSLIHVDAFQLLVATILSAQCTDERVNKVTPELFSRWSTPQAMSQAPLPELIDVIRSTGFFNNKAKNILAASRMIVEKYGGKVPETLEELTGLPGVGRKTANVILGVAYHQPGIVVDTHVGRVSRHLGFTCHTDPVKVEFDLQKILPREHWIQWNHMIIDHGRAVCTARKPHCEMCGLCDLCPGPYSENGEKILKKCPDHLSKGE
- a CDS encoding transglutaminase domain-containing protein, translating into MNLELLQHFLEETPLLDIHNATLFALNEKHRWDKADPETRTRQIYEFVRDSIAYSFPKKPFQTAAEVLAAGYGMSVSKSILLMALLRHVHMPCRFHGFLIKKEFLRGIPDDKLYKKIPPLLVHAWVEVLLDDRWIILEGATLPKAFIEKQLKKIPFRTGEFNGLGLGVHKLDNLSYEWTGKHTYIQRNAILRDYSVFNAPDHYQMVFGNELKKIRNYYPGKRLIKKLNQRLNALHTA